The DNA segment GGAGATGCTAGCATGGATTTCTTGAACGATAGTtgcaaaaataatgaagatttcatcaaaatagAAGATAATGATGCATTTCAATATGTTGATCCCAAAGTGAAAACAATACTGAGAGGACGTTTGAATTTTCATAAGAAAAGTGTTGTTAGAACTAAACCAGGAAGATATGACTCAAATATCACCCTATCTAAATCTTGCTCTGATAAATTATCGATGAAACAGATATCGTCGATACTTAATTCATTAAACTACGAGCTGTTCGAACAACCTGTATATTTGAAGTATATTGTGATTCCTGATATAGAAGATAAAACGAAACATATTCTGGAGAGGTCCTTTCATAATCGCCTACCTTGTGACGGCCATAAAGTTGAATTCTTGAACTGTCACACACCATTTTATGATGATAGAACGGATGAGAATGATATACCTAGTTCAATGTGCAGTATCAAGCTTTTCGTGAATGACTCTAGTACTGAAGAAGCGATTTTTAATGGAATGAAGAATGGCTTTTATACTAAGTCGTCCAAACCGTTGAGAAAACACTGCCAATCCCAGGTGAGCCGGTTTGCACAGTGGGAACTATTTAGGCAAATACGACCAAAACATAAGAGCATGAGCTATTTGCATTTTAAGTCTCaacaaaaagagagaaacCGATTGATCACCACAGCAAAGAACGCCTTATCTCCCGATGGATGGATATCCACCAGAATTGATGATGTGAGCTAATATCTATACATATGTACGTGTATATACACAAATTTTTAATGCCCTTTGAAAGGAATAcatatacaaaaaatatctATATATCCAGAAGTGGAGTTTTATTCATATATCCTTCTGCCCTTCTGGCACTAGCACCACTTATTTTATCACcttttatcatcattttcgtcatcatcagatGGACTATCATCTATCATTTCCTCATCCTCATTATTATCAGCTAGGCCGTTAGTACTATCAATGGCTAACTCGGCACCCTGCAAGAGATCAATCAACTCATCCAGTTCATCACCATGAACCAAATCGATGGGCTTCTGATTGTTGTAATTTCTCACTCTAGGGTCAGCACCCACTTCAATTAGGTTTCTAGCAATGAATGTCCCGTGCTCAGGTTCTTCTTGGCTGTATCTGACCGTAACATGTAGTGGAGTGTCGCCATCGACGTCGTTTTGAGGATCTATCTCGATTCCGCCGTCTTGGTCGAGGATCCTGTCAAGAACTTCCCATGACCCATATTTACAACACAGATGCAACGCTGTATTCCCCAGTGGTTCTTTGGACTTGTTGATCAGCTTTGCAATCTTCTCGGAATCACCATCCAAGCCATCAAATACAGTCTCTAATAAATCCaaattatttcttctgGCTGCATCGAGCAGTTGTTCACTTAAAGAAGCTCCTTCAGTATCCATGACAGAAAGAGAAACCAATTTATTTTATGGAAAAGTTTTCACTCGGTTCAATTTTGACTTTATTCACAATGGAAAGTGGAAAATGTTCTGGGACCCCTATATAACGAATTCATAACGAATCTTTTGATCAACGCGTTACAGCTTGGTGgattatgaaaaaaaaaattatatacTGATTTGTGTATTCGAAAAGCTGAAAGGCTTTATGCCATATTGCGACGTTACGACAACGGATATGGATATTAATCAATTGATAATACAAGCACAATCAGCTGACAACCATACCAGAGAGGTTGCAGAGGCACAACTGTTACAATGGTGTGATTCAGATGCGTCTCAAATGTTCACAGCATTGGTAAACGCCGCCTTGCAGCAGCAATCTGCATTACAATCTAGACAATTTGCATTATTGTCGTTGAGGAAGCTGATTACTATGTATTGGAGTCCTGGGTTTGAATCGTATCGTTCTACGTCTAACGTTGATGTGAAAGTCAAAGAATTTATCAGAGAAGCGCTATTGAAATTATGTTTGaatgacaatgaaaataCCAGAATCAAGAATGGGGCTTCTTATTGTATCGTTCAGATATCCGCTGTTGATTTTCCAGATCAATGGCCACAACTTTTGAGTGTTATTTATGATGGTATCTCTCGGCAACATTCATTGAATGCGatgtttttattgaatgaaatcTACGACGATGTTGTTTCTGAAGAAATGTTCTTCGAAGGTGGAATTGGTTTGGAGACGGCGGAAATTATCTTTAAAGTCCTCGTTGCAGAAACATCCAGTCTCGTGGCTAAAATTGCCGCTTTGAAACTCCTCAAAGCATGTCTTTTGCAAATGAGTTCGCACAATGGACATTATGAAGAATCGAGAAAAGATTTTGTATCTCAATGTATATCTACTTCTTTGCAAAGATTGGGTCAATTATtgactttgaattttgacAATGAAGACGTTATCTCTCAGCTGAAACTGAAATCCATAATATACGAGAACTTGGtgtttatcaaaaatgatttCTCTAAAAAGCATTTTGCAGAGAAATTACAAGACCATTTTAAGCTGGTGGCAATCcgagatttgaaaaacattTCCCTTATAGATACCAATGACGATGGTGATTATCCCGAAAGTGAAAACTTCGTAAAGACAGTTCATGATTGTTCCGTTTATATTGTAGAGTTCCTGACCAGTGTGTGTACGATATCGTTTactattgaagaaataagtGTAATTATAGGAGCTCTGACCACTTTATGTAAAGTTGGTTCTGATGCTAGCGAGTTATGGATAAGCGacttcaatgaatttgtGTCCAAGGAAACCGGCTTAGCAGCGTCATATAATATTAGAGATCAAGCCTGTGAATTTTTTACTTCATTATCCAATCCGCAGTTATCCTTGATTTTTGGTGttgtttccaaaaatatCGACCTTAACACGTCAAATCATCAAACTTTCGAATCTCTTCTATATTTACTACAATGCATTCTTCTcaacgatgatgaaataaGCAGTCAAAACATCAATCAATCTTTGCAAAACTTGTTAGGAATTCTGCAAAATGCGTTAACATCATCAGAAATACATGAGCTGACATTAGCCCGTGTAATCCTGGTCATTCCCAAACTACTGGATAAATTTATAGATGTTTTGCCAGATATCAAATCCGTGACATCAAGATTCTTGGCAAAAAGTTTGGATTTGGCCCTAAAATGCGATCAAGAGCTTATTAAATCCGCAGCATTGATAGCATTCCCGTATTACTGTTATTTTGCGGAATTAGACTCAGTTCTTGGTCCACAACTCTGCACAGAGctccaagaaaaagtaatTCAAATAATTAACGAGATTAGTAATGATGCGGAAGAAGACACGAATGGGACTATAATGGAAGTATTGAATCAAGTAATCAGTTATAATTCCAAAGGGccttattcaaaaaaagaagttctACAGGCAGAAGTTCACCTGGTGTTCACAATATCATCCAAGGATCCAGCAAATGTACAAGTCGTCGTTCAAAGCCAAGAGTGTTTGGAGAAACTACTGGATGACATCAATATGGATAACTACAAAAATTACATTGAGCTATGTCTTCCATCATTTATTAACGTCCTTAATGccaatgatgaaaacaatTATAAGTATTCACCGTTACTATCGCTGGTCTTAGAATTTATTGCagtatttttgaagaaaaggccTAATGATGGATATTTACCAGATGAAATAAATCAGTACCTGTTTGAACCATTAGCCAAAGTATTAGTATACTCCACTGAAGATGAGACACTGCAACTAGCCACAGAAGCATTCAGTTACCTAATTTTCAACACAGATACTCAGACGATGCAAACTAGATTAATGGATATCATGAAAATTTTAGAGAGGTTGTTGTCTTTGGAAGTCTCGGACTCAGCGGCCATGAATGTCGGATCATTAGTGGTTGCCATATTCACAAGATTTTCGAAGGAAGTTCAACCGTTGGTCGGAAGAATCTTGCAAGCCGTCGTGGTGAGGCTAGTTAAGGCGCAAAACATCTCTACCCAGCAAAACCTTCTCTCTGTATTGTGCTTCTTAACATGTAACGATACTAAGCAGACAGTGGATTTCTTGTCCAGTTTCCGTATAGATGATAAGGAAGCCTTGTCATTGGTAATGTCAAAATGGATGGAAGCCTTTGAAGTCATCAGGGgcgaaagaaaaattaaagaaagcATTGTTGCTCTaagtaaatttttttttttgaatgacCCAAGGTTACATAAACTGATGGTCAATGGAGACATGATACCATATGAAGGCGACCTGATCATCACAAGATCAATGGCTAAGAAAATGCCTGATAAATACGTGCAGGTTCCTCTTTACACAAAGATCATCAAGTTGTTTATTTCCGAATTAGGCTTCCAAGCCAAACAACTTGATCCAGAACAGTTGGTCGCGAGCAGTATTCAAGAATCGGCAAACGCTaataacgatgatgaaaccGGCGATTGGGAAGACGTGGACGACGTCCTTGATTAcgaaaagttgaaagagTATATAGATGATGATGTGGatggagaagaagaggatgacCGTGACGATATCACGGGACTCACGGACGTGAAGGAATCCGTTGTTCAGATCTTGGTTAGCTTTTTTAGAGAGGTCGCTACCAAAAATGTAAGTGATTTCCATCTTATTTATGAAACTCTATCAGACAGCGAGCGCAAAACTCTTTCAGAGGCTCTTTTGTAGCTTATTTACGTAGACTCTAATAATTGTAAATATAAAGTTCgtagagaagaaaaaattgcgGCAAAATAAGCGCCCTCGAtacaaaaggaaagaaagcatTAAAAAGGCTGATCAAGGGAGGTggcaaaaataatataagTTTGAGTACTCGGAAAATGGACCCCATGGAAATGAACAGGACATTGGACCGATTGGCGCCTCTAGAGCTCATCAGGCCTGTAAAGAGTTGCCATAACAAGCCTCCCGTTTTAGTGTTGGATGACAGAATAGTAGATGCCGCAACCAAAGATCTTTATGTAAACGGGTTTCAAGAAGAGGCCCAGTATCAGAACCTTACTCCTGAAAGTTTGCAACATATGTTCCATCAGGGCATTGAGCTATTGGACTCGGCGAGAATGATCAACGTGACACATTTGGCGCTTTGGAAGCCCTCATCTTTTAAATTGGGGAACCCTGTGGACTGTGCCCTAGATGATAACTACGATACGTTCTGGCAGAGCGATGGAGGTCAGCCACATCAGTTGGACATTATGTTTAGCAAGAGAACGGAGATCTGTGTCATGGCGCTTTTCTTCTCGATGATTGCGGACGA comes from the Saccharomyces kudriavzevii IFO 1802 strain IFO1802 genome assembly, chromosome: 7 genome and includes:
- the DOC1 gene encoding anaphase promoting complex subunit DOC1 (similar to Saccharomyces cerevisiae DOC1 (YGL240W); ancestral locus Anc_3.562); translated protein: MDPMEMNRTLDRLAPLELIRPVKSCHNKPPVLVLDDRIVDAATKDLYVNGFQEEAQYQNLTPESLQHMFHQGIELLDSARMINVTHLALWKPSSFKLGNPVDCALDDNYDTFWQSDGGQPHQLDIMFSKRTEICVMALFFSMIADESYAPSLVKMYAGHSPSDVTFYKKLEVRNVNGWVALRFPDNRDDDQLLKCQFIRLLFPVNHENGKDTHLRGIRLYVPSNELHQETHEWAQTLPETNSLFQDAILR
- the TAD1 gene encoding tRNA-specific adenosine deaminase (similar to Saccharomyces cerevisiae TAD1 (YGL243W); ancestral locus Anc_3.566), coding for MAKLLIMSSKNELAEEISNKVIGEYSKLKSVCKPATRPTGIKEWTILAGVVVINRSGGANNVEVLSVATGVKALPDSELQRSGGKLLHDCHAEILALRGANTVLLKHIKDYDPANGSDFIESNNEIPIRFNLKDDWELALYISRLPCGDASMDFLNDSCKNNEDFIKIEDNDAFQYVDPKVKTILRGRLNFHKKSVVRTKPGRYDSNITLSKSCSDKLSMKQISSILNSLNYELFEQPVYLKYIVIPDIEDKTKHILERSFHNRLPCDGHKVEFLNCHTPFYDDRTDENDIPSSMCSIKLFVNDSSTEEAIFNGMKNGFYTKSSKPLRKHCQSQVSRFAQWELFRQIRPKHKSMSYLHFKSQQKERNRLITTAKNALSPDGWISTRIDDVS
- the KAP114 gene encoding karyopherin KAP114 (similar to Saccharomyces cerevisiae KAP114 (YGL241W); ancestral locus Anc_3.564); the protein is MDINQLIIQAQSADNHTREVAEAQLLQWCDSDASQMFTALVNAALQQQSALQSRQFALLSLRKLITMYWSPGFESYRSTSNVDVKVKEFIREALLKLCLNDNENTRIKNGASYCIVQISAVDFPDQWPQLLSVIYDGISRQHSLNAMFLLNEIYDDVVSEEMFFEGGIGLETAEIIFKVLVAETSSLVAKIAALKLLKACLLQMSSHNGHYEESRKDFVSQCISTSLQRLGQLLTLNFDNEDVISQLKLKSIIYENLVFIKNDFSKKHFAEKLQDHFKLVAIRDLKNISLIDTNDDGDYPESENFVKTVHDCSVYIVEFLTSVCTISFTIEEISVIIGALTTLCKVGSDASELWISDFNEFVSKETGLAASYNIRDQACEFFTSLSNPQLSLIFGVVSKNIDLNTSNHQTFESLLYLLQCILLNDDEISSQNINQSLQNLLGILQNALTSSEIHELTLARVILVIPKLLDKFIDVLPDIKSVTSRFLAKSLDLALKCDQELIKSAALIAFPYYCYFAELDSVLGPQLCTELQEKVIQIINEISNDAEEDTNGTIMEVLNQVISYNSKGPYSKKEVLQAEVHLVFTISSKDPANVQVVVQSQECLEKLLDDINMDNYKNYIELCLPSFINVLNANDENNYKYSPLLSLVLEFIAVFLKKRPNDGYLPDEINQYLFEPLAKVLVYSTEDETLQLATEAFSYLIFNTDTQTMQTRLMDIMKILERLLSLEVSDSAAMNVGSLVVAIFTRFSKEVQPLVGRILQAVVVRLVKAQNISTQQNLLSVLCFLTCNDTKQTVDFLSSFRIDDKEALSLVMSKWMEAFEVIRGERKIKESIVALSKFFFLNDPRLHKLMVNGDMIPYEGDLIITRSMAKKMPDKYVQVPLYTKIIKLFISELGFQAKQLDPEQLVASSIQESANANNDDETGDWEDVDDVLDYEKLKEYIDDDVDGEEEDDRDDITGLTDVKESVVQILVSFFREVATKNVSDFHLIYETLSDSERKTLSEALL
- the ANK1 gene encoding ankyrin repeat-containing protein ANK1 (similar to Saccharomyces cerevisiae YGL242C; ancestral locus Anc_3.565) is translated as MDTEGASLSEQLLDAARRNNLDLLETVFDGLDGDSEKIAKLINKSKEPLGNTALHLCCKYGSWEVLDRILDQDGGIEIDPQNDVDGDTPLHVTVRYSQEEPEHGTFIARNLIEVGADPRVRNYNNQKPIDLVHGDELDELIDLLQGAELAIDSTNGLADNNEDEEMIDDSPSDDDENDDKR